From the Halomonas meridiana genome, one window contains:
- a CDS encoding multidrug ABC transporter permease/ATP-binding protein: MELLRVVFRHYRWPFLGALALSLVSAGLGVGVIAFINQRLIEAGSALSALPQFLGLLALLLAVTLGTQLALTLLGHYFVFDLRSRLVKRILDTDIERLEQLGNATLLASLSSDVRNITIGFVRLPELVQGVVLTLASVAYLAWLSPQMVVITVLWMAFTMGVGWVLVSKVYRHFHQVRESEDRLYKDYQSAIEGRKELALNRDRARRFFDESYTDNAKAYRHHIIRADTYHLSANNWSNIMMLGAIGVVFFMANVLGWASPAVAATFALTLLFLRTPLIQAVGAWPTLISAQVAFDKLASLELAEYQPGFDVEDRFHDWQRLTLTNVVYRYTPSSGGEGFQVGPLNLTLARGEQVFLIGGNGSGKSTLARLLSGLYRPQSGQINVDGKELSPPEWAAFRARFASVFTDFHQFDQAMGPGGNAADPVLVATWLERLQMQHKLEWQDDRVVNTQLSQGQRKRLALLLAIAEERDILLLDEWAADQDPQFRRLFYRELLPHLKAMGKTVFAISHDDSYFVHADRLLEMSKGQLSELTGEQRAQASEDAVAQISS, from the coding sequence ATGGAATTATTGCGGGTGGTTTTTCGTCACTACCGCTGGCCGTTTCTAGGCGCACTGGCGCTGAGCCTAGTGAGTGCTGGGCTAGGGGTGGGGGTGATTGCGTTCATTAACCAGCGGCTGATCGAAGCGGGCAGCGCCCTCTCCGCGTTGCCCCAGTTTTTAGGGCTATTGGCACTGCTGCTGGCGGTCACGCTGGGCACGCAGCTAGCGCTTACCTTGCTGGGCCACTACTTCGTCTTCGACCTGCGCTCCCGGCTGGTGAAGCGGATTCTGGATACCGATATCGAACGGTTAGAGCAGCTTGGTAACGCCACGCTGCTGGCAAGTCTTTCAAGCGATGTGCGTAATATCACCATCGGTTTCGTCCGCCTGCCGGAGCTGGTGCAAGGCGTGGTACTCACGCTGGCCTCAGTGGCGTACCTTGCGTGGCTCTCGCCGCAGATGGTGGTGATCACCGTGCTGTGGATGGCCTTCACTATGGGCGTTGGTTGGGTCCTGGTATCGAAGGTGTATCGCCACTTTCATCAGGTGCGCGAAAGCGAGGATCGGCTGTATAAGGATTATCAATCGGCGATCGAGGGCCGCAAAGAGCTGGCGCTTAACCGTGACCGTGCGCGGCGCTTTTTTGATGAATCCTACACGGATAACGCAAAAGCGTACCGCCACCATATTATTCGCGCAGACACCTACCACCTCAGCGCCAATAACTGGTCCAATATCATGATGCTGGGCGCTATTGGCGTGGTGTTCTTCATGGCCAACGTGCTGGGCTGGGCAAGCCCGGCGGTGGCGGCCACCTTTGCTCTAACCCTGCTGTTTTTACGCACGCCCTTGATTCAGGCCGTGGGCGCATGGCCCACGTTAATCAGCGCCCAGGTGGCGTTCGATAAACTGGCCAGCCTGGAGCTAGCGGAGTACCAGCCGGGCTTTGATGTGGAGGATCGCTTCCACGACTGGCAGCGCTTAACGCTCACCAACGTAGTGTATCGCTACACGCCGTCCTCCGGGGGCGAAGGCTTCCAGGTGGGACCGCTCAATCTCACGCTGGCGCGTGGCGAGCAGGTGTTTCTGATTGGCGGCAACGGCAGCGGTAAATCGACGCTGGCGCGTCTGCTTTCAGGGTTGTACCGCCCGCAAAGTGGCCAAATTAATGTGGATGGCAAAGAGCTTAGCCCGCCAGAGTGGGCTGCGTTTCGGGCGCGTTTTGCTAGCGTCTTTACCGATTTTCACCAGTTCGACCAAGCCATGGGGCCGGGCGGCAACGCGGCCGACCCGGTACTGGTCGCGACCTGGCTTGAGCGGCTGCAGATGCAGCATAAGCTTGAGTGGCAAGATGACCGGGTGGTGAATACGCAGCTCTCGCAAGGGCAGCGTAAGCGCTTGGCACTGCTGCTGGCGATTGCCGAAGAGCGGGATATCTTGCTGCTGGATGAGTGGGCGGCGGACCAGGACCCGCAGTTCAGGCGGCTGTTTTACCGCGAATTGTTACCTCACTTGAAAGCGATGGGCAAAACCGTGTTTGCCATTAGCCACGACGACAGCTACTTCGTCCATGCGGATCGTTTACTGGAGATGTCCAAGGGGCAATTGAGTGAGCTGACGGGAGAGCAGCGGGCACAGGCCAGTGAAGATGCAGTGGCGCAGATCAGCTCGTAA
- the fhuF gene encoding siderophore-iron reductase FhuF, producing MPLALRQPNTALPLSLADCYQGPLEHFTPPLIGGAVPHGAIKASRWRNAALLEEDMACYASRYPGGDKRAIASLWSKWHFSTVTVPTLTAHLLLNRDLPVGLDDLYVIQNEEGCAQGLWLPHEGERFTTQDTTERFTTLIEQHWAPLIERLSAISGAAPRVFWSNAGGYVDYYVNALAAHPLVNQEALAATRALLESRTLNGQRNPLFEPVRTYQPSGSEEVKRVRKLCCLRYLLDEFDVCGNCPLEGCDRQARRKG from the coding sequence ATGCCTCTCGCCTTGCGCCAGCCCAACACCGCCCTGCCACTGTCTCTTGCTGATTGCTATCAGGGGCCGCTTGAGCACTTTACGCCGCCATTGATCGGTGGTGCGGTGCCGCATGGGGCTATCAAGGCATCTCGTTGGCGCAACGCTGCGCTGCTCGAAGAGGATATGGCGTGCTACGCCAGCCGCTACCCCGGCGGAGATAAGCGAGCCATTGCCTCGCTCTGGTCGAAGTGGCACTTCAGCACCGTTACGGTTCCCACGCTGACGGCTCATCTGCTGCTAAACCGCGACCTACCCGTCGGGCTGGACGATCTCTATGTGATCCAAAATGAAGAAGGCTGCGCTCAAGGGCTTTGGCTGCCCCATGAAGGCGAGCGCTTTACAACGCAGGACACCACCGAGCGCTTTACCACGCTCATCGAGCAGCACTGGGCACCGCTCATCGAGCGTCTCTCGGCCATTTCTGGAGCCGCACCACGGGTATTTTGGAGCAACGCAGGTGGCTACGTGGATTACTACGTTAACGCCCTAGCCGCGCATCCTTTGGTTAACCAAGAAGCCCTGGCCGCCACGCGCGCGCTGCTGGAATCGCGTACTCTCAACGGGCAGCGCAACCCGCTATTCGAGCCAGTGCGTACGTATCAGCCCAGCGGCAGTGAAGAGGTCAAGCGGGTGCGCAAGCTCTGCTGCCTGCGCTACCTGCTCGATGAGTTTGACGTATGCGGTAATTGCCCGCTAGAAGGGTGCGACCGCCAGGCGCGGCGCAAAGGGTAA
- a CDS encoding ATP-binding cassette domain-containing protein — MFNVQGATFAINGKPLLQPIHHTFEEGKVYGLIGHNGSGKSTLIKLLAQQQPVSEGDIHFDERPLQAWGHREFARQVAYLPQHLPSAENLTGRELVAFGRYPWHGLLGRHNQTDKEAIERAIALTHTEAFADRLVDTLSGGERQRVWLAMLIAQGSRFLLLDEPLAALDIAHQMEVLALIRKLCDELNLGVIIVLHDINMASRYCDELMALHSGRLLAHGKPDALMQNDTLEAIYGLPMQVMQHPNGGHRIAVAQ; from the coding sequence ATGTTTAACGTTCAGGGTGCCACCTTCGCCATCAACGGCAAGCCCCTTCTTCAACCAATTCACCATACTTTTGAAGAAGGCAAGGTGTATGGCCTGATTGGCCATAACGGCTCTGGCAAATCGACGCTGATCAAGCTGCTGGCGCAGCAGCAGCCCGTCAGTGAAGGCGATATTCATTTTGATGAACGCCCTTTGCAGGCGTGGGGGCATCGTGAGTTTGCCCGTCAAGTTGCCTACCTGCCCCAGCATCTACCCAGTGCCGAAAATCTCACCGGACGCGAGCTGGTGGCGTTTGGGCGTTACCCCTGGCACGGTCTACTAGGTCGCCATAATCAAACAGACAAAGAGGCGATTGAGCGGGCGATTGCCCTCACCCACACGGAAGCCTTCGCCGACCGCTTGGTAGATACGCTTTCAGGCGGTGAACGCCAACGGGTGTGGCTCGCCATGCTGATCGCCCAAGGCAGCCGTTTTTTACTGCTGGATGAGCCGCTCGCAGCGCTGGATATCGCCCACCAAATGGAGGTATTGGCGCTGATTCGTAAGCTCTGCGACGAGCTGAATCTGGGCGTGATCATCGTGCTTCACGACATCAACATGGCATCGCGCTACTGCGATGAGCTCATGGCGCTTCACAGCGGCCGCCTGCTGGCCCACGGCAAGCCCGATGCTCTGATGCAAAACGACACGTTGGAAGCCATTTACGGGCTACCCATGCAGGTCATGCAGCATCCAAACGGCGGGCACCGCATAGCCGTGGCGCAATAA
- a CDS encoding cytochrome b → MKAALSSTLLPTAWRDTPHHYGVVSRLLHWLTALLVLTQFFVVVMWRVFGETSVTLMLSRLAPHGAIGLLLLVITLARLVWWLNQRGQRPRQLHTLRGRLASTVHGLFYVLLMLISSLGVIRNYAGGWPLKAYGWEVIPGAENEIPALMLPADLLHSPLSWLLLLLIVGHIVMAIVHQRLPLMTKISGRSRKNF, encoded by the coding sequence ATGAAAGCTGCTCTCTCCTCTACACTGTTGCCCACTGCATGGCGCGACACTCCCCATCATTACGGTGTCGTCAGTCGTCTACTGCACTGGCTCACTGCGCTATTAGTGCTTACTCAGTTCTTTGTCGTGGTCATGTGGCGTGTGTTTGGCGAAACGAGCGTGACGTTAATGCTGTCACGGTTAGCGCCACACGGAGCGATTGGCCTACTGCTATTGGTCATCACCTTAGCGCGATTAGTCTGGTGGCTTAACCAGCGTGGTCAGCGGCCTCGGCAGTTGCACACGTTACGTGGCCGGCTGGCTAGCACCGTGCATGGCTTGTTTTATGTGCTGTTGATGCTGATTTCCAGTCTTGGAGTAATCAGGAATTACGCTGGCGGCTGGCCACTCAAGGCGTATGGCTGGGAGGTGATTCCTGGTGCAGAGAACGAGATCCCAGCGCTCATGCTCCCTGCCGACCTGCTACACAGCCCGCTCTCTTGGCTACTGCTCCTGCTGATCGTCGGGCATATCGTGATGGCCATCGTGCACCAACGCTTGCCGTTGATGACAAAAATAAGCGGCCGGTCACGGAAAAATTTCTAA
- the fhuB gene encoding Fe(3+)-hydroxamate ABC transporter permease FhuB: MGRRSPAHICLLLSLPLMVLLGLSFQQQGGIAQSVQALLFPTLDNVDELLLHFAWWPRFTIALLAGGGLALAGVLMQQVLRNPLASPTTLGVASGANLALMAATLLAPGVLTIGSEWIALLGGAAAMGLVFALSWRRGLAPIAVVLAGLVVNLYLGALSTALLLFNHETLAGLLIWGAGSLAQNGWDGVASLAPRLAICGLAAWLLLRPLAVLELDDASAKSLGVSLKHLRFAGLGLAVFITGSVVSVVGIIGFIGLAAPNIVRMAGARTLRARLLWSTLLGAVLLATTDLLLQRFSGMMATLIPTGAVTGALGAPLLMWLIPRLKLQGDRPPQASGVVITRHAAPYRLATGLLLALVAAMVVGHLVGQGANGWSIIAPTNWGVIEWRFPRVMAAAASGLMLAIAGTILQRLSANPMASPEVLGISGGCAIALILGIYLLPAPSNAMLVAIGTLGALATLLVLVALNRKSGFVPERLLLSGVAISALFDAVRSVLLAGGDPRGQQVIAWLAGSTYYVDVGSALLVGSMAAGLALVSLPFTRWLDIMPLGTATARSLGIGLNRARLALLLLVAVLTACATLVVGPLSFIGLLAPHMARLMGFSRARQHLVGAALIGMLLMVLADWVGRQIMFPYEIPAGLVASLIGGAYFMWGLRRL, from the coding sequence ATGGGCCGCCGTTCTCCCGCTCATATCTGCTTACTGCTGAGCTTGCCGTTGATGGTGCTGCTGGGGCTGAGCTTTCAGCAGCAGGGCGGTATCGCGCAGAGCGTTCAGGCGCTGCTGTTTCCCACGCTCGATAACGTCGATGAGCTGCTGCTGCACTTTGCTTGGTGGCCGCGTTTTACCATTGCGCTATTAGCCGGTGGCGGTCTAGCGCTGGCTGGGGTGCTAATGCAGCAGGTGCTCCGCAACCCGCTGGCATCGCCCACCACCTTGGGCGTGGCGTCGGGCGCCAACTTGGCGTTGATGGCGGCTACGCTATTGGCCCCCGGCGTGCTTACGATAGGCAGTGAGTGGATTGCATTGCTGGGTGGCGCTGCCGCTATGGGGCTGGTGTTTGCACTTTCGTGGCGGCGTGGGTTGGCGCCCATTGCGGTGGTGCTGGCGGGGTTGGTGGTCAATCTTTATCTGGGGGCGCTCTCGACGGCCCTGCTGTTGTTCAATCACGAAACCCTGGCGGGTTTGCTGATTTGGGGAGCTGGCTCCCTGGCGCAAAATGGTTGGGATGGCGTGGCGTCGCTGGCTCCCAGGCTAGCCATTTGCGGCTTGGCGGCGTGGCTGCTGCTGCGTCCTTTGGCCGTTTTGGAGTTAGACGACGCCAGCGCCAAAAGCCTGGGGGTTTCGCTGAAGCATTTGCGCTTTGCCGGGTTAGGGCTGGCGGTCTTCATCACCGGCAGCGTGGTGAGTGTGGTGGGCATCATCGGCTTCATTGGTTTAGCGGCTCCCAATATCGTACGCATGGCTGGGGCACGCACGCTGCGTGCGCGCTTGCTCTGGTCGACGTTGTTAGGCGCCGTGCTGCTGGCCACCACGGATCTCTTGCTGCAGCGCTTTTCCGGCATGATGGCGACGCTAATTCCCACCGGGGCCGTGACGGGCGCCTTAGGCGCACCGCTACTGATGTGGTTAATTCCGCGCCTTAAACTGCAGGGCGACCGTCCTCCCCAGGCCTCCGGCGTGGTGATCACGCGCCATGCCGCGCCCTATCGATTAGCCACTGGGCTACTGCTAGCGCTGGTGGCAGCTATGGTGGTGGGCCATTTGGTGGGGCAAGGGGCAAACGGCTGGAGCATCATCGCCCCGACGAATTGGGGTGTAATTGAGTGGCGCTTTCCGCGCGTAATGGCGGCAGCGGCCAGCGGTTTGATGCTGGCAATAGCGGGCACTATTCTGCAGCGCCTTTCGGCTAACCCTATGGCGAGCCCTGAAGTGCTGGGTATCAGTGGTGGCTGCGCCATCGCGCTGATTTTAGGTATTTATCTGCTCCCCGCTCCCAGCAATGCCATGCTGGTGGCGATAGGAACGCTGGGGGCGTTGGCGACGCTGCTTGTGCTGGTAGCGCTCAACCGTAAGAGTGGCTTTGTGCCTGAGCGTTTACTGCTCAGCGGCGTAGCGATTAGCGCACTGTTCGATGCGGTGCGCAGCGTGCTGCTGGCGGGCGGTGACCCGCGCGGCCAGCAGGTTATTGCGTGGCTGGCAGGCTCTACTTATTACGTGGATGTAGGCAGCGCGCTGCTCGTGGGCAGTATGGCGGCAGGACTTGCGTTGGTATCGCTGCCGTTCACCCGCTGGCTAGACATCATGCCGCTGGGTACCGCCACAGCGCGTTCGCTGGGCATTGGCCTGAACCGTGCGCGCCTAGCACTACTGCTGCTGGTCGCTGTGCTCACCGCCTGCGCCACGCTAGTGGTGGGGCCGCTCTCCTTCATTGGCTTATTGGCACCGCACATGGCCCGGCTAATGGGCTTCTCCCGCGCCCGCCAGCACTTAGTAGGCGCTGCCTTGATCGGTATGCTGTTGATGGTGTTGGCCGACTGGGTGGGCCGTCAAATCATGTTCCCGTATGAGATTCCCGCAGGCTTGGTGGCCTCGCTGATTGGCGGCGCCTACTTCATGTGGGGGCTACGACGGCTATAA
- a CDS encoding LysE/ArgO family amino acid transporter, with protein sequence MWESYLTGLVVCGGIIMAIGAQNAYVLGLAVRREYHWWSAGLCISADIILLTAGMFGASAFLLTMPNAMEAMRWVGVLFLSWLAAQALWRAASGREGLKANSAKARSLRGVLLATLAVTVLNPQVYLDTLLLIPAIGAQQESAGVFVAGASTASILWFSLLAWGGAALSPWLSRPAAWRTIDGLIGLMMAAIAVHLALGSALL encoded by the coding sequence ATGTGGGAAAGCTACTTAACGGGTTTGGTAGTTTGCGGCGGTATCATCATGGCGATTGGGGCGCAGAACGCCTACGTGCTGGGGCTGGCCGTTCGCCGCGAGTACCACTGGTGGTCGGCGGGGCTGTGTATAAGCGCGGATATCATCCTGCTCACGGCGGGTATGTTTGGTGCCAGCGCGTTTTTGCTCACCATGCCCAATGCCATGGAAGCCATGCGCTGGGTAGGCGTGCTATTTTTGAGCTGGCTAGCGGCACAAGCGCTATGGCGCGCTGCCAGCGGCCGCGAAGGCTTGAAAGCCAACAGCGCCAAAGCGCGTAGCCTGCGCGGCGTGTTACTGGCGACGCTGGCGGTGACGGTGCTCAACCCGCAAGTCTACCTCGATACGCTGCTGTTAATTCCCGCCATTGGTGCCCAGCAGGAGAGCGCCGGTGTGTTCGTCGCCGGGGCGTCAACGGCGTCGATTCTCTGGTTCAGCTTGCTGGCCTGGGGTGGCGCGGCGCTGTCGCCCTGGCTCTCTCGCCCTGCGGCATGGCGCACCATCGATGGGCTGATTGGCCTAATGATGGCCGCCATCGCGGTGCACCTCGCGCTCGGCTCGGCGTTGTTGTAA
- the ltaE gene encoding low-specificity L-threonine aldolase encodes MTIDLRSDTVTRPTAAMRDAMMSAPLGDDVWGDDPTVNAFQATLAERAGKEAALLFPSGTQSNLVGLMAHCERGDEYIVGQSAHTYRYEGGGAAVLGSIQPQPIENAPDGSLPLEKITAAVKADDFHFARTRLLALENTIGGKVLPAEYVQQATALAREHGLATHLDGARLFNAAVATDTSLTQLCQPFDSVSLCFSKGLGTPMGSALVGSQALIDHARRWRKVVGGGMRQAGIIAAACQHALDHHVADLAHDHRRAARLAEGLAVFPAIEVTSQATNMVFVQIDKAHIAPLAAWLKEHGVLIELLYATRMVVHRDISDSDIEQVLDIIKRYFDQA; translated from the coding sequence ATGACGATTGATTTACGTAGCGATACGGTGACACGCCCTACCGCCGCCATGCGAGACGCCATGATGTCAGCACCGCTGGGCGATGATGTGTGGGGCGACGACCCGACGGTGAATGCCTTTCAAGCCACGTTGGCCGAGCGAGCAGGTAAGGAAGCGGCGCTGCTATTTCCCAGCGGCACCCAGAGCAACCTGGTGGGATTAATGGCCCACTGCGAGCGAGGCGATGAATATATCGTGGGCCAGAGCGCCCACACCTATCGCTATGAAGGGGGCGGTGCCGCCGTGTTGGGCAGCATTCAACCGCAGCCGATCGAGAACGCCCCAGACGGCAGCCTGCCGCTCGAAAAAATCACCGCCGCCGTCAAAGCCGACGATTTTCACTTTGCCCGCACCCGGCTGCTCGCGTTGGAGAACACCATAGGCGGCAAGGTACTGCCTGCCGAGTACGTGCAGCAGGCCACCGCGCTGGCTCGAGAACATGGTCTGGCCACCCACCTAGACGGTGCCCGGCTCTTCAATGCCGCCGTCGCGACGGATACCTCACTCACGCAGCTCTGCCAGCCCTTCGACAGCGTTTCACTATGCTTTTCGAAGGGGCTAGGTACGCCCATGGGCTCGGCACTGGTGGGCTCTCAAGCACTGATCGATCACGCCCGGCGCTGGCGTAAAGTAGTGGGAGGTGGAATGCGCCAGGCAGGCATTATTGCCGCGGCCTGCCAGCACGCGCTGGATCATCACGTAGCGGATTTGGCACACGATCACCGCCGTGCGGCCCGCTTGGCGGAAGGCTTGGCCGTCTTTCCCGCCATCGAGGTGACCTCACAGGCCACCAATATGGTGTTTGTTCAGATCGACAAAGCGCATATCGCGCCGCTGGCCGCTTGGCTTAAAGAGCATGGCGTACTGATAGAGCTACTCTACGCCACGCGTATGGTGGTGCATCGCGATATCAGCGACAGCGATATTGAGCAGGTATTAGATATCATCAAGCGCTACTTCGATCAGGCGTAA
- a CDS encoding FAD-binding oxidoreductase, producing the protein MDLKSGYPFWTVKNGLLAPFPQLTQDLNVDTVIIGGGITGALIADELSRHGHQVAVLERRDVGWGSSAASTALLQYEIDTHMVHLAEQYGEANAVMAYRGCAEAIVSLERLAAELGNVAFSRQESLYFASQEADVAALSAELTMRKRFGFDVAWLDQRTIEADYGFSAPGAILSSLAARADPYRMAYHLLENVVRRGSQVFDRTQVEQLTPDGEGVSVVLRNGATLRSQQVVIAAGYESQTWLPEPVAANRSSYAFVTDPLPREVMGKLGHTLVWESARPYLYLRSTQEGRLLIGGEDDDEDIAERRDARVMEKARTLAAKVEALWPDLEINPTFCWGGTFAETDDGLPYFGPHEALGPRVYFAMAYGGNGITYSMIGAQLLRALIEGRDHPLRALFSFQR; encoded by the coding sequence ATGGATCTTAAAAGTGGTTATCCGTTCTGGACGGTAAAAAATGGCTTGTTAGCGCCGTTTCCCCAGCTTACTCAAGATCTCAATGTAGACACAGTGATCATTGGTGGAGGTATCACCGGTGCTTTGATCGCCGATGAGCTTAGCCGCCACGGCCATCAGGTAGCGGTGCTCGAACGGCGGGACGTTGGCTGGGGAAGCTCTGCCGCCAGTACGGCGCTGCTGCAGTATGAAATAGACACCCATATGGTGCATTTGGCCGAGCAGTACGGTGAGGCCAATGCCGTGATGGCTTATCGAGGCTGTGCCGAGGCGATTGTGTCCCTGGAGCGCTTGGCTGCCGAGTTGGGCAACGTCGCGTTCAGCCGCCAGGAGAGCCTCTACTTTGCGAGTCAGGAGGCGGATGTCGCTGCCTTGAGCGCTGAACTTACGATGCGCAAGCGCTTTGGCTTCGATGTCGCTTGGCTGGATCAGCGCACGATCGAGGCGGACTACGGCTTTTCTGCGCCAGGGGCGATTCTCTCCTCGCTGGCCGCCCGTGCCGACCCTTACCGTATGGCGTATCACCTATTGGAAAACGTCGTCCGACGCGGCAGCCAGGTGTTCGATCGCACCCAGGTGGAGCAGCTAACGCCGGACGGCGAAGGAGTGAGCGTCGTGCTGCGCAATGGGGCGACGCTACGCAGCCAACAGGTCGTCATCGCCGCCGGTTACGAAAGCCAAACGTGGTTGCCGGAGCCCGTGGCGGCCAATCGCAGCAGCTATGCGTTCGTGACCGACCCCTTACCCCGCGAGGTAATGGGCAAGCTGGGACACACGCTGGTGTGGGAGTCTGCGCGGCCGTATCTTTATCTGCGTTCTACTCAGGAGGGGCGACTATTGATCGGCGGAGAGGATGACGATGAAGACATCGCCGAGCGCCGCGACGCCCGGGTGATGGAAAAAGCGCGAACGCTGGCGGCCAAGGTAGAGGCGCTCTGGCCGGACCTTGAGATCAATCCGACGTTTTGCTGGGGCGGCACGTTCGCGGAAACCGACGACGGCTTGCCCTATTTCGGACCTCATGAGGCGCTGGGGCCAAGGGTTTATTTCGCCATGGCGTACGGGGGAAACGGGATTACTTACAGTATGATAGGTGCCCAACTGCTGCGGGCGTTGATCGAAGGGCGCGATCACCCTTTGCGCGCGCTGTTCTCATTTCAGCGCTAG
- the speG gene encoding spermidine N1-acetyltransferase — protein MSPALFLRALERNDLRFVHELNNNQSIMSYWFEEPYESFDELEELYNKHIHDNAERRFVAEDSAGNAIGLVELIEIDYIHRSAEFQIIITPEHQGKGFARSLIRQALHYSFTILNLHKVYLIVAVQNVKAIHLYEESGFIEEGHLVQEFFINGKYRDVKRMYILQETYLAQLGQQPDEEGGWE, from the coding sequence ATGAGTCCCGCCCTGTTCCTTCGTGCCCTGGAGCGCAATGATTTGCGCTTCGTCCATGAACTCAATAACAACCAGAGCATCATGTCTTACTGGTTTGAGGAGCCTTACGAATCCTTCGATGAACTCGAAGAGCTGTACAACAAGCACATCCACGACAACGCCGAGCGGCGCTTCGTGGCCGAGGACAGCGCCGGTAACGCGATTGGCTTGGTGGAGCTGATCGAAATCGATTACATCCATCGCAGTGCCGAGTTTCAGATCATCATAACGCCCGAGCACCAGGGGAAAGGGTTTGCGCGCTCACTGATTCGTCAGGCACTGCACTACTCCTTCACGATTTTGAATCTGCATAAGGTCTACTTGATCGTCGCAGTGCAGAACGTCAAAGCGATTCATCTCTATGAAGAGAGCGGGTTCATCGAAGAGGGGCACTTGGTACAGGAGTTCTTCATCAACGGCAAATACCGTGATGTAAAGCGCATGTACATCTTGCAAGAGACGTATTTGGCGCAGCTAGGACAGCAGCCAGACGAAGAAGGAGGGTGGGAGTAG